Proteins from one Limanda limanda chromosome 4, fLimLim1.1, whole genome shotgun sequence genomic window:
- the dgkab gene encoding diacylglycerol kinase, alpha b isoform X2, producing the protein MVRAADYLGWDVAELRPVLKDMMTAIDVDDSGTVTLEEWLKGGMNNVPLLVLLGLKMKEKDGQHIWRLKHYNKPTYCSVCQNMLRGLGKQGLCCTCCKYTVHNQCANRNPAPCAGTFVKSKKEIGVRKHNNTISPLSFSICQSFSVAAHDWIRADCKSSKCRICHKKIKTLAGKRCAWCQEMRHDECIFSGSSPCDCGPLKDHILPPWAIYAVSKEDTSLLNVTPDGHILQIAPLPDIHPVLVFVNPKSGGKQGERVLRKFQYLLNPRQVYNLSNGGPAPGLHFFNNLPDYRILVCGGDGTVGWLLDALDKADLKVHPQVAVLPLGTGNDLARCLRWGGGYEGTDLREILKEVEASKLTPMDRWSIRVITDDSEEAGDPVPNEIINNYFSIGVDASIAHRFHSMREKHPQRFNSRMKNKLWYFEFATSETISASCKRLKEVLSIECCGKQLDLSGMSLEGIAVLNIPSMHGGSNLWGESKKPDGLPEAERSEVITDHDLLKTISQDMSDKRLEVVGLGGAMEMGQIYTGLKSAGHRLAQTSQITIRTLKALPMQIDGEPWVQPPCTIHITHKNQANMLMASPTKPSSFFHLK; encoded by the exons ATGGTGCGAGCAGCTGATTACCTGGGCTGGGACGTGGCTGAGCTCAGACCA GTGCTGAAAGACATGATGACAGCCATCGATGTGGACGACAGCGGCACCGTCACACTGGAGGAATGGTTGAAGGGAGGCATGAACAATGTGCCTTTACTTGTTCTGCTTGGACTGAAg ATGAAAGAGAAGGACGGGCAGCACATCTGGAGGTTGAAGCACTACAACAAGCCAActtactgcagtgtgtgtcagAACATGCTGCGCGGCCTTGGAAAGCAGGGACTCTGCTGCACCT GCTGCAAGTACACTGTCCACAATCAGTGTGCCAACAGGAATCCTGCACCCTGTGCTGGCACCTTTGTCAAATCCAAAAAGGAGATCGGTGTAAGAAAGCACAACAATACTATTTCACCACTGTCGTTTTCTATTTGTCAAAGTTTTTCA GTAGCGGCTCACGACTGGATCAGAGCCGACTGTAAATCTTCAAAGTGTCGGATCTGCCACAAGAAGATCAAAACTTTAGCAGGGAAGCGATGTGCATGGTGCCAGGAGATG CGTCATGATGAGTGTATTTTCTCTGGCTCGTCGCCCTGTGACTGTGGGCCACTGAAAGATCACATACTGCCTCCGTGGGCCATATACGCCGTCTCAAAG GAGGACACCAGCCTGTTGAATGTTACCCCTGATGGCCACATCCTGCAG ATTGCTCCACTTCCAGACATTCATCCTGTGTTGGTGTTCGTAAACCCCAAAAGTGGAGGAAAGCAGGGTGAGAG AGTGCTCAGGAAGTTTCAGTACCTGCTGAACCCCCGTCAAGTGTACAACCTGTCCAACGGAGGTCCTGCACCAGG ACTGCACTTCTTCAACAATCTGCCGGACTACAGGATCTTGGTGTGTGGAGGCGACGGCACCGTTGGCTGGCTCCTGGATGCTTTAG ACAAAGCAGACCTCAAGGTGCATCCTCAGGTTGCCGTCCTGCCTCTAGGTACTGGGAACGACCTGGCTCGCTGTCTACGCTGGGGCGGAG GCTATGAGGGGACTGACCTGAGGGAGATCCTGAAGGAGGTTGAAGCCAGCAAGCTGACTCCCATGGACCGCTGGAGCATCCGGGTGATAACAGACGACTCTGAAGAGGCGGGAGACCCTGTGCCAAATGAGATCATCAACAACTACTTCTCTATTGGAGTC GATGCTTCCATTGCTCACCGTTTCCACTCCATGAGAGAGAAACACCCCCAGAGGTTCAACAGCAG aatgaaGAACAAACTTTGGTATTTTGAGTTTGCCACTTCTGAGACCATCTCTGCTTCCTGCAAGAGGCTAAAGGAGGTTCTCTCGATTGAG TGTTGTGGGAAACAACTGGACCTAAGTGGCATGTCACTGGAGGGCATAGCTGTCCTCAACATACCCAGCATGCACGGCGGCTCCAACCTCTGGGGCGAATCCAAGAAGCCTGATGGCTTGCCAGAGGCGGAGCGCAGTGAGGTCATCACTGATCATGATCTTCTTAAAACGATCTCACAGG ACATGAGTGATAAGCGTTTGGAGGTGGTGGGGCTCGGGGGAGCTATGGAGATGGGACAAATCTACACTGGACTGAAGAGTGCTGGGCACAGACTGGCACAGACGTCTCAAATCACCATCAG gacacTCAAAGCTCTGCCCATGCAGATTGACGGGGAACCATGGGTGCAACCTCCTTGCACT ATCCACATAACCCACAAGAACCAAGCGAACATGCTCATGGCTTCACCGACCAAACCATCATCGTTCTTTCACCTCAAGTGA
- the dgkab gene encoding diacylglycerol kinase, alpha b isoform X4 — MVRAADYLGWDVAELRPVLKDMMTAIDVDDSGTVTLEEWLKGGMNNVPLLVLLGLKMKEKDGQHIWRLKHYNKPTYCSVCQNMLRGLGKQGLCCTCCKYTVHNQCANRNPAPCAGTFVKSKKEIGVAAHDWIRADCKSSKCRICHKKIKTLAGKRCAWCQEMIAPLPDIHPVLVFVNPKSGGKQGERVLRKFQYLLNPRQVYNLSNGGPAPGLHFFNNLPDYRILVCGGDGTVGWLLDALDKADLKVHPQVAVLPLGTGNDLARCLRWGGGYEGTDLREILKEVEASKLTPMDRWSIRVITDDSEEAGDPVPNEIINNYFSIGVDASIAHRFHSMREKHPQRFNSRMKNKLWYFEFATSETISASCKRLKEVLSIECCGKQLDLSGMSLEGIAVLNIPSMHGGSNLWGESKKPDGLPEAERSEVITDHDLLKTISQDMSDKRLEVVGLGGAMEMGQIYTGLKSAGHRLAQTSQITIRTLKALPMQIDGEPWVQPPCTIHITHKNQANMLMASPTKPSSFFHLK; from the exons ATGGTGCGAGCAGCTGATTACCTGGGCTGGGACGTGGCTGAGCTCAGACCA GTGCTGAAAGACATGATGACAGCCATCGATGTGGACGACAGCGGCACCGTCACACTGGAGGAATGGTTGAAGGGAGGCATGAACAATGTGCCTTTACTTGTTCTGCTTGGACTGAAg ATGAAAGAGAAGGACGGGCAGCACATCTGGAGGTTGAAGCACTACAACAAGCCAActtactgcagtgtgtgtcagAACATGCTGCGCGGCCTTGGAAAGCAGGGACTCTGCTGCACCT GCTGCAAGTACACTGTCCACAATCAGTGTGCCAACAGGAATCCTGCACCCTGTGCTGGCACCTTTGTCAAATCCAAAAAGGAGATCGGT GTAGCGGCTCACGACTGGATCAGAGCCGACTGTAAATCTTCAAAGTGTCGGATCTGCCACAAGAAGATCAAAACTTTAGCAGGGAAGCGATGTGCATGGTGCCAGGAGATG ATTGCTCCACTTCCAGACATTCATCCTGTGTTGGTGTTCGTAAACCCCAAAAGTGGAGGAAAGCAGGGTGAGAG AGTGCTCAGGAAGTTTCAGTACCTGCTGAACCCCCGTCAAGTGTACAACCTGTCCAACGGAGGTCCTGCACCAGG ACTGCACTTCTTCAACAATCTGCCGGACTACAGGATCTTGGTGTGTGGAGGCGACGGCACCGTTGGCTGGCTCCTGGATGCTTTAG ACAAAGCAGACCTCAAGGTGCATCCTCAGGTTGCCGTCCTGCCTCTAGGTACTGGGAACGACCTGGCTCGCTGTCTACGCTGGGGCGGAG GCTATGAGGGGACTGACCTGAGGGAGATCCTGAAGGAGGTTGAAGCCAGCAAGCTGACTCCCATGGACCGCTGGAGCATCCGGGTGATAACAGACGACTCTGAAGAGGCGGGAGACCCTGTGCCAAATGAGATCATCAACAACTACTTCTCTATTGGAGTC GATGCTTCCATTGCTCACCGTTTCCACTCCATGAGAGAGAAACACCCCCAGAGGTTCAACAGCAG aatgaaGAACAAACTTTGGTATTTTGAGTTTGCCACTTCTGAGACCATCTCTGCTTCCTGCAAGAGGCTAAAGGAGGTTCTCTCGATTGAG TGTTGTGGGAAACAACTGGACCTAAGTGGCATGTCACTGGAGGGCATAGCTGTCCTCAACATACCCAGCATGCACGGCGGCTCCAACCTCTGGGGCGAATCCAAGAAGCCTGATGGCTTGCCAGAGGCGGAGCGCAGTGAGGTCATCACTGATCATGATCTTCTTAAAACGATCTCACAGG ACATGAGTGATAAGCGTTTGGAGGTGGTGGGGCTCGGGGGAGCTATGGAGATGGGACAAATCTACACTGGACTGAAGAGTGCTGGGCACAGACTGGCACAGACGTCTCAAATCACCATCAG gacacTCAAAGCTCTGCCCATGCAGATTGACGGGGAACCATGGGTGCAACCTCCTTGCACT ATCCACATAACCCACAAGAACCAAGCGAACATGCTCATGGCTTCACCGACCAAACCATCATCGTTCTTTCACCTCAAGTGA
- the dgkab gene encoding diacylglycerol kinase, alpha b isoform X3, with protein sequence MASPDDTEGSLSPVDFIQLQQYMEYSNLRVKDVMKEFHPGGRLAQHSMGKCVDAVGFSHFLKTYLEVDEFPADFCQRLFHYFQRMEQDCSTKSPLPKGEGVFLRDVSCYFSVLEEGQPREKLEFTFKLYDKDGNGLLDSSEVDRIITQMVRAADYLGWDVAELRPVLKDMMTAIDVDDSGTVTLEEWLKGGMNNVPLLVLLGLKMKEKDGQHIWRLKHYNKPTYCSVCQNMLRGLGKQGLCCTCCKYTVHNQCANRNPAPCAGTFVKSKKEIGVAAHDWIRADCKSSKCRICHKKIKTLAGKRCAWCQEMRHDECIFSGSSPCDCGPLKDHILPPWAIYAVSKEEDTSLLNVTPDGHILQIAPLPDIHPVLVFVNPKSGGKQGERVLRKFQYLLNPRQVYNLSNGGPAPGLHFFNNLPDYRILVCGGDGTVGWLLDALDKADLKVHPQVAVLPLGTGNDLARCLRWGGGYEGTDLREILKEVEASKLTPMDRWSIRVITDDSEEAGDPVPNEIINNYFSIGVDASIAHRFHSMREKHPQRFNSRMKNKLWYFEFATSETISASCKRLKEVLSIECCGKQLDLSGMSLEGIAVLNIPSMHGGSNLWGESKKPDGLPEAERSEVITDHDLLKTISQDMSDKRLEVVGLGGAMEMGQIYTGLKSAGHRLAQTSQITIRTLKALPMQIDGEPWVQPPCTIHITHKNQANMLMASPTKPSSFFHLK encoded by the exons ATGGCCTCCCCCGACGACACCGAGggctctctgtctcctgtggaTTTTATCCAGCTGCAGCAGTACATGGAAT ACAGCAATCTAAGGGTGAAAGATGTGATGAAGGAGTTTCACCCTGGAGGGCGACTGGCCCAGCACAGCATGGGGAAG TGCGTTGACGCAGTGGGTTTCAGTCACTTCCTCAAGACGTACCTTGAGGTTGATGAGTTTCCTGCGGATTTCTGCCAACGCCTTTTCCACTACTTCCAACGCATGGAGCAGGATTGCAGCACAAAGAGCCCACTGCCCAAAGGAG AAGGGGTCTTTCTTCGCGATGTGTCCTGTTACTTCTCAGTGCTGGAGGAAGGACAGCCTCGAGAGAAGCTTGAGT TTACTTTCAAACTTTATGACAAAGATGGCAACGGACTCCTGGACAGTTCT GAAGTGGATCGTATAATCACCCAGATGGTGCGAGCAGCTGATTACCTGGGCTGGGACGTGGCTGAGCTCAGACCA GTGCTGAAAGACATGATGACAGCCATCGATGTGGACGACAGCGGCACCGTCACACTGGAGGAATGGTTGAAGGGAGGCATGAACAATGTGCCTTTACTTGTTCTGCTTGGACTGAAg ATGAAAGAGAAGGACGGGCAGCACATCTGGAGGTTGAAGCACTACAACAAGCCAActtactgcagtgtgtgtcagAACATGCTGCGCGGCCTTGGAAAGCAGGGACTCTGCTGCACCT GCTGCAAGTACACTGTCCACAATCAGTGTGCCAACAGGAATCCTGCACCCTGTGCTGGCACCTTTGTCAAATCCAAAAAGGAGATCGGT GTAGCGGCTCACGACTGGATCAGAGCCGACTGTAAATCTTCAAAGTGTCGGATCTGCCACAAGAAGATCAAAACTTTAGCAGGGAAGCGATGTGCATGGTGCCAGGAGATG CGTCATGATGAGTGTATTTTCTCTGGCTCGTCGCCCTGTGACTGTGGGCCACTGAAAGATCACATACTGCCTCCGTGGGCCATATACGCCGTCTCAAAG GAGGAGGACACCAGCCTGTTGAATGTTACCCCTGATGGCCACATCCTGCAG ATTGCTCCACTTCCAGACATTCATCCTGTGTTGGTGTTCGTAAACCCCAAAAGTGGAGGAAAGCAGGGTGAGAG AGTGCTCAGGAAGTTTCAGTACCTGCTGAACCCCCGTCAAGTGTACAACCTGTCCAACGGAGGTCCTGCACCAGG ACTGCACTTCTTCAACAATCTGCCGGACTACAGGATCTTGGTGTGTGGAGGCGACGGCACCGTTGGCTGGCTCCTGGATGCTTTAG ACAAAGCAGACCTCAAGGTGCATCCTCAGGTTGCCGTCCTGCCTCTAGGTACTGGGAACGACCTGGCTCGCTGTCTACGCTGGGGCGGAG GCTATGAGGGGACTGACCTGAGGGAGATCCTGAAGGAGGTTGAAGCCAGCAAGCTGACTCCCATGGACCGCTGGAGCATCCGGGTGATAACAGACGACTCTGAAGAGGCGGGAGACCCTGTGCCAAATGAGATCATCAACAACTACTTCTCTATTGGAGTC GATGCTTCCATTGCTCACCGTTTCCACTCCATGAGAGAGAAACACCCCCAGAGGTTCAACAGCAG aatgaaGAACAAACTTTGGTATTTTGAGTTTGCCACTTCTGAGACCATCTCTGCTTCCTGCAAGAGGCTAAAGGAGGTTCTCTCGATTGAG TGTTGTGGGAAACAACTGGACCTAAGTGGCATGTCACTGGAGGGCATAGCTGTCCTCAACATACCCAGCATGCACGGCGGCTCCAACCTCTGGGGCGAATCCAAGAAGCCTGATGGCTTGCCAGAGGCGGAGCGCAGTGAGGTCATCACTGATCATGATCTTCTTAAAACGATCTCACAGG ACATGAGTGATAAGCGTTTGGAGGTGGTGGGGCTCGGGGGAGCTATGGAGATGGGACAAATCTACACTGGACTGAAGAGTGCTGGGCACAGACTGGCACAGACGTCTCAAATCACCATCAG gacacTCAAAGCTCTGCCCATGCAGATTGACGGGGAACCATGGGTGCAACCTCCTTGCACT ATCCACATAACCCACAAGAACCAAGCGAACATGCTCATGGCTTCACCGACCAAACCATCATCGTTCTTTCACCTCAAGTGA
- the stx16 gene encoding syntaxin-16 isoform X2, translating to MALVSGISLDPEAAIGVTKRLPPKWIEGIDEIQYEITRVRQKMKELALLHDKHMNRPTLDDSTEEEHAIEITTQEITQMFHRCQRAVTGLQTRCGHCTEQEERLLRNVVSSLAQSLQELSTNFRYTQSSYLKRMKNREERSKHFFDSGPLMEEDEDLALYDKGFTEDQLVLMEENTVMVEEREKEIRQIVQSISDLNEIFRDLAGMVVEQGTVLDRIDFNVEQACVKTDDGLKQLQKAEQYQKKNRKMLVILILFVIVIVLIIILFGSKF from the exons ATGGCCCTGGTGTCAGGAATTAGTCTGGACCCTGAGGCTGCCATTGGTGTAACAAAGAGACTGCCTCCTAAATGGATAGAGGGAATTGATGAG ATTCAATATGAAATCACACGAGTTCGACAGAAGATGAAGGAACTGGCCTTACTTCATGACAAGCATATGAACCGTCCCACACTTGATGACAGTACTGAAGAAGAGCATGCCATAGAAATCACTACACAGGAGATCACACAG aTGTTTCACAGATGCCAGCGAGCTGTGACAGGTTTGCAGACTCGCTGCGGCCACTGCaccgagcaggaggagagactATTGAGAAACGTGGTGTCGTCTCTGGCACAGAGTCTACAGGAGCTGTCCACCAATTTTAGATACACACAGTCCAGTTACCTAAAAC GTATGAAGAATCGTGAGGAGAGATCAAAGCACTTTTTTGACTCAGGACCCTtaatggaggaggatgaagatttAGCTCTGTATGATAAG gGATTCACAGAAGACCAGCTGGTGCTGATGGAGGAGAACACGGTCATGGTGGAAGAACGAGAGAAGGAGATCAGACAAATAGTGCAGTCCATCTCTGATCTGAATGAGATTTTCCGGGACTTGGCAGGAATGGTTGTTGAACAG GGCACCGTGCTTGATAGAATCGATTTCAACGTGGAGCAGGCTTGTGTTAAAACAGATGACGGATTGAAACAGCTACAAAAG GCGGAGCAGTAtcagaagaagaacagaaagaTGCTGGTCATTTTGATCCTGTTCGTCATAGTCATTGTTctaattattattctttttgGATCAAAGTTCTAG
- the dgkab gene encoding diacylglycerol kinase, alpha b isoform X1, translated as MASPDDTEGSLSPVDFIQLQQYMECKWQWISCPVNSLFADSNLRVKDVMKEFHPGGRLAQHSMGKCVDAVGFSHFLKTYLEVDEFPADFCQRLFHYFQRMEQDCSTKSPLPKGEGVFLRDVSCYFSVLEEGQPREKLEFTFKLYDKDGNGLLDSSEVDRIITQMVRAADYLGWDVAELRPVLKDMMTAIDVDDSGTVTLEEWLKGGMNNVPLLVLLGLKMKEKDGQHIWRLKHYNKPTYCSVCQNMLRGLGKQGLCCTCCKYTVHNQCANRNPAPCAGTFVKSKKEIGVAAHDWIRADCKSSKCRICHKKIKTLAGKRCAWCQEMRHDECIFSGSSPCDCGPLKDHILPPWAIYAVSKEEDTSLLNVTPDGHILQIAPLPDIHPVLVFVNPKSGGKQGERVLRKFQYLLNPRQVYNLSNGGPAPGLHFFNNLPDYRILVCGGDGTVGWLLDALDKADLKVHPQVAVLPLGTGNDLARCLRWGGGYEGTDLREILKEVEASKLTPMDRWSIRVITDDSEEAGDPVPNEIINNYFSIGVDASIAHRFHSMREKHPQRFNSRMKNKLWYFEFATSETISASCKRLKEVLSIECCGKQLDLSGMSLEGIAVLNIPSMHGGSNLWGESKKPDGLPEAERSEVITDHDLLKTISQDMSDKRLEVVGLGGAMEMGQIYTGLKSAGHRLAQTSQITIRTLKALPMQIDGEPWVQPPCTIHITHKNQANMLMASPTKPSSFFHLK; from the exons ATGGCCTCCCCCGACGACACCGAGggctctctgtctcctgtggaTTTTATCCAGCTGCAGCAGTACATGGAATGTAA GTGGCAGTGGATTTCATGTCCTGTCAACTCTCTGTTTGCAGACAGCAATCTAAGGGTGAAAGATGTGATGAAGGAGTTTCACCCTGGAGGGCGACTGGCCCAGCACAGCATGGGGAAG TGCGTTGACGCAGTGGGTTTCAGTCACTTCCTCAAGACGTACCTTGAGGTTGATGAGTTTCCTGCGGATTTCTGCCAACGCCTTTTCCACTACTTCCAACGCATGGAGCAGGATTGCAGCACAAAGAGCCCACTGCCCAAAGGAG AAGGGGTCTTTCTTCGCGATGTGTCCTGTTACTTCTCAGTGCTGGAGGAAGGACAGCCTCGAGAGAAGCTTGAGT TTACTTTCAAACTTTATGACAAAGATGGCAACGGACTCCTGGACAGTTCT GAAGTGGATCGTATAATCACCCAGATGGTGCGAGCAGCTGATTACCTGGGCTGGGACGTGGCTGAGCTCAGACCA GTGCTGAAAGACATGATGACAGCCATCGATGTGGACGACAGCGGCACCGTCACACTGGAGGAATGGTTGAAGGGAGGCATGAACAATGTGCCTTTACTTGTTCTGCTTGGACTGAAg ATGAAAGAGAAGGACGGGCAGCACATCTGGAGGTTGAAGCACTACAACAAGCCAActtactgcagtgtgtgtcagAACATGCTGCGCGGCCTTGGAAAGCAGGGACTCTGCTGCACCT GCTGCAAGTACACTGTCCACAATCAGTGTGCCAACAGGAATCCTGCACCCTGTGCTGGCACCTTTGTCAAATCCAAAAAGGAGATCGGT GTAGCGGCTCACGACTGGATCAGAGCCGACTGTAAATCTTCAAAGTGTCGGATCTGCCACAAGAAGATCAAAACTTTAGCAGGGAAGCGATGTGCATGGTGCCAGGAGATG CGTCATGATGAGTGTATTTTCTCTGGCTCGTCGCCCTGTGACTGTGGGCCACTGAAAGATCACATACTGCCTCCGTGGGCCATATACGCCGTCTCAAAG GAGGAGGACACCAGCCTGTTGAATGTTACCCCTGATGGCCACATCCTGCAG ATTGCTCCACTTCCAGACATTCATCCTGTGTTGGTGTTCGTAAACCCCAAAAGTGGAGGAAAGCAGGGTGAGAG AGTGCTCAGGAAGTTTCAGTACCTGCTGAACCCCCGTCAAGTGTACAACCTGTCCAACGGAGGTCCTGCACCAGG ACTGCACTTCTTCAACAATCTGCCGGACTACAGGATCTTGGTGTGTGGAGGCGACGGCACCGTTGGCTGGCTCCTGGATGCTTTAG ACAAAGCAGACCTCAAGGTGCATCCTCAGGTTGCCGTCCTGCCTCTAGGTACTGGGAACGACCTGGCTCGCTGTCTACGCTGGGGCGGAG GCTATGAGGGGACTGACCTGAGGGAGATCCTGAAGGAGGTTGAAGCCAGCAAGCTGACTCCCATGGACCGCTGGAGCATCCGGGTGATAACAGACGACTCTGAAGAGGCGGGAGACCCTGTGCCAAATGAGATCATCAACAACTACTTCTCTATTGGAGTC GATGCTTCCATTGCTCACCGTTTCCACTCCATGAGAGAGAAACACCCCCAGAGGTTCAACAGCAG aatgaaGAACAAACTTTGGTATTTTGAGTTTGCCACTTCTGAGACCATCTCTGCTTCCTGCAAGAGGCTAAAGGAGGTTCTCTCGATTGAG TGTTGTGGGAAACAACTGGACCTAAGTGGCATGTCACTGGAGGGCATAGCTGTCCTCAACATACCCAGCATGCACGGCGGCTCCAACCTCTGGGGCGAATCCAAGAAGCCTGATGGCTTGCCAGAGGCGGAGCGCAGTGAGGTCATCACTGATCATGATCTTCTTAAAACGATCTCACAGG ACATGAGTGATAAGCGTTTGGAGGTGGTGGGGCTCGGGGGAGCTATGGAGATGGGACAAATCTACACTGGACTGAAGAGTGCTGGGCACAGACTGGCACAGACGTCTCAAATCACCATCAG gacacTCAAAGCTCTGCCCATGCAGATTGACGGGGAACCATGGGTGCAACCTCCTTGCACT ATCCACATAACCCACAAGAACCAAGCGAACATGCTCATGGCTTCACCGACCAAACCATCATCGTTCTTTCACCTCAAGTGA
- the cnpy2 gene encoding protein canopy homolog 2: MREAALLLASSVFLCLLLGLSQAARQGQDIRCGACRALVDEMEWAISQVDPKKMIQTGSFRINPDGSQSIREVPLARSEGNLLELMENVCERMEDYGEHTDSSTNRKSYIRIKSRSGEPMDLSEATLDSRVTSSLKFACETVAEQNEDEIIEFFAHETENVKDKLCSKRTDLCDHALKMAHDEL, encoded by the exons ATGAGGGAAGCGGCTCTCCTGCTCGCATCGTCCGTgttcctgtgtctcctcctgggCCTCAGCCAAGCAGCCAGACAGGGGCAGGACATCCGATGtggag cCTGCCGGGCTCTAGTGGATGAGATGGAGTGGGCCATCTCACAGGTAGACCCAAAGAAGATGATCCAGACCGGATCGTTCAGGATCAACCCGGACGGCAGCCAGTCCATCAGAGAG GTCCCTCTAGCCCGCTCAGAGGGAAACCTCCTGGAGCTGATGGAGAATGTGTGTGAAAGGATGGAGGACTACGGAGAGCACACGGATTCTTCAACCAACAGGAAGTCCTACATTAGGATCAAGTCTAGGAGCGGTGAGCCCATGGACCTCTCAGAAGCCACGCTGGATTCAAGAGTTACATCCAGTTTAAAGTTCGCA TGTGAAACAGTCGCTGAGCAGAATGAAGATGAAATCATTGAATTCTTCGCTCATGAGACAGAAAATGTTAAAGACAAACTCTGCAGCAAGAGGACAG ATCTCTGCGATCACGCTCTGAAAATGGCCCATGACGAACTTTGA
- the stx16 gene encoding syntaxin-16 isoform X1, which yields MATRRLTDAFLLMRNNAIQNRQILAEQVSTYDPRLSTRSNAALADDRMALVSGISLDPEAAIGVTKRLPPKWIEGIDEIQYEITRVRQKMKELALLHDKHMNRPTLDDSTEEEHAIEITTQEITQMFHRCQRAVTGLQTRCGHCTEQEERLLRNVVSSLAQSLQELSTNFRYTQSSYLKRMKNREERSKHFFDSGPLMEEDEDLALYDKGFTEDQLVLMEENTVMVEEREKEIRQIVQSISDLNEIFRDLAGMVVEQGTVLDRIDFNVEQACVKTDDGLKQLQKAEQYQKKNRKMLVILILFVIVIVLIIILFGSKF from the exons ATGGCCACTCGGCGTCTGACCGATGCCTTCTTGTTAATGCGGAACAATGCAATCCAAAACCGGCAAATATTGGCTGAGCAAGTGAGTACATACGACCCCCGTCTGAGTACACGTAGCAATGCTGCG ttGGCTGATGATCGCATGGCCCTGGTGTCAGGAATTAGTCTGGACCCTGAGGCTGCCATTGGTGTAACAAAGAGACTGCCTCCTAAATGGATAGAGGGAATTGATGAG ATTCAATATGAAATCACACGAGTTCGACAGAAGATGAAGGAACTGGCCTTACTTCATGACAAGCATATGAACCGTCCCACACTTGATGACAGTACTGAAGAAGAGCATGCCATAGAAATCACTACACAGGAGATCACACAG aTGTTTCACAGATGCCAGCGAGCTGTGACAGGTTTGCAGACTCGCTGCGGCCACTGCaccgagcaggaggagagactATTGAGAAACGTGGTGTCGTCTCTGGCACAGAGTCTACAGGAGCTGTCCACCAATTTTAGATACACACAGTCCAGTTACCTAAAAC GTATGAAGAATCGTGAGGAGAGATCAAAGCACTTTTTTGACTCAGGACCCTtaatggaggaggatgaagatttAGCTCTGTATGATAAG gGATTCACAGAAGACCAGCTGGTGCTGATGGAGGAGAACACGGTCATGGTGGAAGAACGAGAGAAGGAGATCAGACAAATAGTGCAGTCCATCTCTGATCTGAATGAGATTTTCCGGGACTTGGCAGGAATGGTTGTTGAACAG GGCACCGTGCTTGATAGAATCGATTTCAACGTGGAGCAGGCTTGTGTTAAAACAGATGACGGATTGAAACAGCTACAAAAG GCGGAGCAGTAtcagaagaagaacagaaagaTGCTGGTCATTTTGATCCTGTTCGTCATAGTCATTGTTctaattattattctttttgGATCAAAGTTCTAG